A region of Streptomyces deccanensis DNA encodes the following proteins:
- a CDS encoding DUF5936 domain-containing protein: MTDMTISMLTTSLTTPTLTTSTLTTSTLTTSAGAASTSTFTTSAATTTATPPFLPLLLALLTAISVAGVLLGIRMIRADAKLPSDLALALEVGATRVSKTGSAVDRLGMRFAPLVLRLMGPRRVEAKRHRIDMAGNPGGLTLNRYAARRAVYGFFGAFMGLVFLTSGRPLFAAFTFAFGLLAADAAIWQAIRERKDVIDRTLPDFLDVLAVVVSAGLGFRQALDRVAEKYEGPWADELRITLRQMDMGVSRRQAFDELRRRNSSEQVAQFVSALQQGEELGSPIAETLIQLAADMRRTDAQNARRRAARTIPKATLVTLVFMLPATMILIATGMFLGSGTNFGDILGR, encoded by the coding sequence ATGACCGACATGACGATCTCGATGCTGACGACATCGCTCACGACGCCGACGCTCACGACCTCGACGCTCACGACCTCGACGCTCACGACCTCGGCGGGAGCGGCGTCGACGTCGACGTTCACGACCTCGGCGGCGACGACGACCGCGACCCCCCCCTTCCTCCCCCTCCTCCTGGCCCTCCTGACGGCGATCTCCGTGGCGGGTGTGCTCCTCGGCATCCGTATGATCCGCGCCGACGCGAAACTCCCGAGCGACCTGGCCCTCGCCCTGGAGGTCGGCGCCACCCGCGTCTCCAAGACCGGCTCGGCCGTCGACCGCCTGGGCATGCGCTTCGCCCCGCTGGTCCTGCGCCTCATGGGCCCGCGCCGGGTCGAGGCCAAACGCCACCGCATCGACATGGCGGGCAACCCCGGCGGCCTCACCCTCAACCGCTACGCCGCCCGCCGGGCCGTCTACGGCTTCTTCGGCGCCTTCATGGGCCTCGTCTTCCTCACCAGCGGGCGCCCCCTGTTCGCCGCGTTCACCTTCGCCTTCGGTCTCCTCGCCGCCGACGCGGCGATCTGGCAGGCCATCCGCGAGCGTAAGGACGTCATCGACCGCACGCTGCCGGACTTCCTGGACGTCCTGGCCGTGGTCGTCTCGGCGGGCCTGGGGTTCCGCCAGGCCCTCGACCGGGTGGCGGAGAAGTACGAGGGCCCCTGGGCCGACGAACTGCGCATCACGCTCCGCCAGATGGACATGGGCGTCAGCCGCCGCCAGGCCTTCGACGAACTCCGCAGGCGCAACTCCTCCGAACAGGTCGCCCAGTTCGTCTCGGCGCTCCAACAGGGCGAGGAACTCGGCTCTCCCATCGCCGAGACCCTGATCCAACTGGCCGCCGACATGCGCCGCACCGACGCGCAGAACGCCCGCCGCCGAGCCGCCCGCACCATCCCCAAGGCCACCCTCGTCACCCTCGTCTTCATGCTCCCGGCCACGATGATCCTCATCGCCACGGGCATGTTCCTGGGCTCGGGCACCAACTTCGGCGACATCCT